The nucleotide sequence NNNNNNNNNNNNNNNNNNNNNNNNNNNNNNNNNNNNNNNNNNNNNNNNNNNNNNNNNNNNNNNNNNNNNNNNNNNNNNNNNNNNNNNNNNNNNNNNNNNNNNNNNNNNNNNNNNNNNNNNNNNNNNNNNNNNNNNNNNNNNNNNNNNNNNNNNNNNNNNNNNNNNNNNNNNNNNNNNNNNNNNNNNNNNNNNNNNNNNNNNNNNNNNNNNNNNNNNNNNNNNNNNNNNNNNNNNNNNNNNNNNNNNNNNNNNNNNNNNNNNNNNNNNNNNNNNNNNNNNNNNNNNNNNNNNNNNNNNNNNNNNNNNNNNNNNNNNNNNNNNNNNNNNNNNNNNNNNNNNNNNNNNNNNNNNNNNNNNNNNNNNNNNNNNNNNNNNNNNNNNNNNNNNNNNNNNNNNNNNNNNNNNNNNNNNNNNNNNNNNNNNNNNNNNNNNNNNNNNNNNNNNNNNNNNNNNNNNNNNNNNNNNNNNNNNNNNNNNNNNNNNNNNNNNNNNNNNNNNNNNNNNNNNNNNNNNNNNNNNNNNNNNNNNNNNNNNNNNNNNNNNNNNNNNNNNNNNNNNNNNNNNNNNNNNNNNNNNNNNNNNNNNNNNNNNNNNNNNNNNNNNNNNNNNNNNNNNNNNNNNNNNNNNNNNNNNNNNNNNNNNNNNNNNNNNNNNNNNNNNNNNNNNNNNNNNNNNNNNNNNNNNNNNNNNNNNNNNNNNNNNNNNNNNNNNNNNNNNNNNNNNNNNNNNNNNNNNNNNNNNNNNNNNNNNNNNNNNNNNNNNNNNNNNNNNNNNNNNNNNNNNNNNNNNNNNNNNNNNNNNNNNNNNNNNNNNNNNNNNNNNNNNNNNNNNNNNNNNNNNNNNNNNNNNNNNNNNNNNNNNNNNNNNNNNNNNNNNNNNNNNNNNNNNNNNNNNNNNNNNNNNNNNNNNNNNNNNNNNNNNNNNNNNNNNNNNNNNNNNNNNNNNNNNNNNNNNNNNNNNNNNNNNNNNNNNNNNNNNNNNNNNNNNNNNNNNNNNNNNNNNNNNNNNNNNNNNNNNNNNNNNNNNNNNNNNNNNNNNNNNNNNNNNNNNNNNNNNNNNNNNNNNNNNNNNNNNNNNNNNNNNNNNNNNNNNNNNNNNNNNNNNNNNNNNNNNNNNNNNNNNNNNNNNNNNNNCCCGGTCGGATGTGGAACGGCGACGCTGGTCCGCCAATCGACTCGGGGCGTCGACCGACGCGGATTGCGATGGTGGCCCAAGCCCGGGCCGTCGATAGGCCCGCGGATACGTCATCGTTGCGATTGTGGAAGGCAGCGCGCGCCCGCTGGCGTGCTTCGGCACCTGCGCGCTCCGGGCGTCGGCCTGTGGGCTCCCCATTCGGCCCGTCTTGAAACACGGCCCAAGGAGTCTGACATGTGTGCGAGTCCACGGGTGAATAAACCCGCAGGGCGCAAGGAAGCTAATTGGCGGGATCCCCCCGGGGGTTGCACCGCCGACCGACCCTTATCTTCTGTGAAGGGTTCGAGTGAGGGCATGCCTGTCGGGACCCGAAAGATGGTGAACTATGTCTGAGCGGGGCGAAGCCAGAGGAAACTCTGGTGGAGGCCCGCAGCGCTACTGACGTGCAAATCGTTCGTCTGACTTGGGTATAGGGGCGAAAGACTATTCGAACCGTCTAGTAGCTGGTTCCCTCCGATGTTTCCCTCAGGATAGCTGGAGCTCGCGGGCGGGTTCTATCGGGTAAAGCCAATGATTAGAGGCATCAGGGGCGCAACGCCCTCGACCTATTCTCAAACTTTAAATAGGTAGGACGGCGCGGCTGCTCTGTTGAGCCGTGCCACGGAATCGAGAGCTCCACGTGGGCCATTTTTGGTAAGCAGAACTGGCGATGCGGGATGAACCGGAAGTCGGGTTACGGTGCCCAACTACGCGCTAACCTAGACCCCACAAAGGGTGTTGGTCGATTAAGACAGCAGGACGGTGGTCATGGAAGTCGAAATCCGCTAAGGAGTGTGTAACAACTCACCTGCCGAATCAACTAGCCCCGAAAATGGATGGCGCTGAAGCGCGTGACCTATACCCGGCCGTCGGGGCAAGGGCTATGCCGCGATGAGTAGGAGGGCGCGGCGGTCGCTGCAAAACCTGGGGCGCGAGCCCGGGCGGAGCGGCCGTCGGTGCAGATCTTGGTGGTAGTAGCAAATATTCAAATGAGAACTTTGAAGGCCGAAGTGGGGAAAGGTTCCATGTGAACGGCACTTGCACATGGGTTAGTCGATCCTAAGGGACGGGGGAAGCCCGTCTGATAGCGCCGCTGGCGCGTACTCCGAAAGGGAATCGGGTTAAAATTCCTGAACCGGGACGTGGCGGCTGACGGCAACGTTAGGGAGTCCGGAGACGTCGGCGGGGGCCTCGGGAAGAGTTATCTTTTCTGTTTAACAGCCTGCCCACCCTGGAAACGGCTCAGCCAGAGGTAGGGTCCAGCGGTTGGAAGAGCACCGCACGTCGCGTGGTGTCCGGTGCGCCCCCGGCGGCCCTTGAAAATCCGGAGGACCGCGTGCCTATCACGCCCGGTCGTACTCATAACCGCATTAGGTCTCCAAGGTGAACAGCCTCTGGTCGATGGAACAATGTAGGCAAGGGAAGTTGGCAAAATGGATCCGTAACCTCGGGAAAAGGATTGGCTCTGAGGGCTGGGCACGGGGGTCCCAGCCCCGAACCCGTCGGCTGTCGGTGGACTGCTCGAGCTGCTCTCGTGGCGAGAGCGGGTCGTCGCGTGTCGGTCGGGGGACGGATTGGGAATGGGTCCCTCGGGGCCTCTTCCCCGGGCGTCGCACAGTCGACTCAGAACTGGTACGGACAAGGGGAATCCGACTGTTTAATTAAAACAAAGCATTGCGATGGTCCCTGTGGATGTTGACGCAATGTGATTTCTGCCCAGTGCTCTGAATGTCAAAGTGAAGAAATTCAACCAAGCGCGGGTAAACGGCGGGAGTAACTATGACTCTTTTAAGGTAGCCAAATGCCTCGTCATCTAATTAGTGACGCGCATGAATGGATTAACGAGATTCCCATTGTCCCTGTCTACTATCCAGCGAAACCACCGCCAAGGGAACGGGCTTGGCGGAATCAGCGGGGAAAGAAGCCCCTGTTGAGCTTGACTCTAGTCCGACTTTGTGAAATGACTTGAGAGGTGTAGGATAAGTGGGAGCCGGAAATGGCGAAAGTGAAATACCACTACTTTTAAGGTTATTTTACTTATTCCGTGAATCGGAGGTGGGGCATTGCCCCTCTTTTTGGACCCAAGGCTGGCTTCGGCCGGTCGATCCGGGCGGAAGACTTTGTCAGGTGGGGAGTTTGGCTGGGGCGGCCCATCTGTTAAAAGATAACGCAGGTGTCCTAAGATGAGCTCAAGGAGAACAGAAATCTCGTGTGGAACATAAGGGTAAAAGCTCGTTTGATTCTGATTTCCAGTACGAATACGAACCGTGAAAGCGTGGCCTAACGATCCTTTAGACCTTCGGAATTTGAAGCTAGAGGTGTCAGAAAAGTTACCACAGGGATAACTGGCTTGTGGCAGCCAAGCGTTCATAGCGACGTTGCTTTTTGATCCTTCGATGTCGGCTCTTCCTATCATTGTGGAGCAGAATTCACCAAGTGTTGGATTGTTCACCCACCAATAGGGAACGTGAGCTGGGTTTAGACCGTCGTGAGACAGGTTAGTTTTACCCTACTGATGATAGTGTCGCAATAGTAATTCAACCTAGTGCGAGAGGAACCGTTGATTCGCACAATTGGTCATCGCGCTTGGTTGAAAAGCCAGTGGCGCGAAGCTACCGTGCGTTGGATTATGACTGAACGCCTCTAAGTCAGAATCTGGGCTAGAAGCGACGCGTGCGCCCGCCGCTCGTTTGCCGACCAGCAGTAGGGGGCCTGGCCCCCCAGAGGCACGTGCCGTTGGCGACACCCCCAGGGCGGACGAGCCCTGTGGGACGCCATGAAGCGCTATTCCGAACGCGCGGCGGGTAGAATCCTTTGCAGACGACTTAAATACGCGATGGGGTATTGTAAGTGGCAGAGTGGCCTTGCTGCCCCGATCCACTGAGATTCAGCCCTTGTCGCTTCGATTCGTCCCCTCCCCCTGAAAATTTTCACAAGTTAAAGAATCCTCGAGGCCATAAATAGTCCCTAGGAGAAGCCGAGGTTTTTCGAGGCAGGCCAAGGCCCATGAAACGGAGACCGGGCCACGACCGCGACTGAGCCGCGGGGGTTCCCGGGCGACGCATAGACAAGGCCTGCCCGGGTGTGGACGGCTAGCATGTGTGCCCTGGCCGAATTTCGTCGACGGAATGATCTCGTATATTCGAAAGGTGGTTGGGAAAAACTGCGTCGAAATTCGACCCCTAGGGGAGTTTCGCTGAGCATGTCGGAGAGACCGGGCACGTGGCCTATTCAGGCCGGTCGGCCACAGCGATTCCAACGGAGGACCCAAGCTTCCACATATCACCGTTGGCTCGTGAGTTTTGCCTGAAGTATTGTCGGGGCGTTAAGAATACTTTTTAAAGGCTGCACGAAAAAATCCCGGTCAAAAACGACCTTTCCTCTTTAGGGCGAGCCGCCCCCCCGGCCCCCGGGGGAAGAATGGGCCGTAGAACGCAAACGGATCCCCGAACGGCAAAGCCGACCTTAACCGGCTTGACTTCTGTAACGGCTCGGCAGCCTATTATACGGAGGCGTCTCCAGTTGCTCAGACTCGACCTGGCCGAAGGATTGCTGGGCGCAATGCCAGCACTACGCGCGATGATTGGTCCTCCCCTAGGCAGCAAGACCCAGCACGCGGTCAACCGGGGAAGGACGTTGCCCGAGGGAGAGCTGGCACCCAGCGAGGTCGGGCCACCCCAAGGCCCGGAACGTGGTCCCCGCAGAAAGACGCGCCCGGAAAAGGGTGAGCAGGCACCCTGTGAGGACGGAAACAAGCCACTGCTGTCTCGCTCCCATGGGTACCAGTACACGCGTACCCCATCACGGTGACCAGGCATAGTGACTGGTCAGTTGCAGGGGACGGACCCGACGCTGGGCGCgctgcaacggatgctggtgacgttgcaacggatgctggtgacgttgcaacggaagctgggggcgttgcaacgttggctgcgggcgttgcaacggaggcaggtcgcgttgcaacggatgctggggtcgttgcaacggatgctgcgcgcgttgcaacgttggctgggggcgttgcagcGGATGCTGgggacgttgcaacggaggcagggcgcgttgcaacgttggctgggggcgttgcaacggatgctgggggcgttgcaacggatgctgggcgcgttgcaacggaggcaggtcgcgttgcaacgttggctgggggcagtgcaacggatgctgggggcGGTGCAACGTTGGCCgggcgcgttgcaacggaggcagggggcgttgcaacgttggctgggagcgttgcaacggaggcagggtgcgttgcaacgttggctgggggcgttgcaacggatgctgggcgcgttgcaacggatgctagGGGcggtgcaacgttggctgggcgcgttgcaacggaggcagggtgcgttgcaacgttggccgggcgcgttgcaacggaggcagggcgcgttgcaacggatgctagGGGCGGGGCAACGTTGGctgggcgcgttgcaacggaggcagggcgcgttgcaacggatgctgggttAGGTGCATCGTTGGCTGGtttcgttgcaacggaggcacccGCCGTTGCAACGATGGCTCGGAGCGTTGCAACGAAGGAGCCAAATTTTCATATCTCATAATTGGCTcgtgcattttttctaaaattttgaggGAACTTTGGTAATATTATGTGAAGGCTGCACAAAAAAATCCAAGTCAAAAATCGCAAGTTTGCtccgtttttcattttttttgaatttccggCTTTCCGGGCGGTAAAAAAATCGTCAAAAAAAATCCACACGGTGTAAATTCACCAAATTTGGGGGATGGAAAGATCTtatttttctagaggtttttgCAAAAAACGGCATCAAAATTCGACCTCTAGAGCACTTTCCTTGAGTATGTCTCCTCACGGAAAAGGACGTCTACCCGTGGCACTTTGGTAATGGCTCGGCAGCCTATTATAGGGGGGAGGGGTGTCACGCTGCTGAAACTCGAGTTGCCCAAAGGCTTGCTGGGCGCAATGCCAGCAAGATGCACGTTGCCTTGCCATCCCCTAGGCACACTAGCAAGCACGTTGTGGTTGTGGTGTGCCGCCGGGGTCCCCCGCCCCGGGTCCAAGGTCGAGCACGGGCGTCTGGCTGCTGCGAACCCCGATCACCGAAGGACCAACAAGAAGGGAAACACGTCCGTGCACGGCCCACCTAGGCACCACCTAGGGAGCATGGCGTGGTGGAGTTGTGCCTTGGGCACACGCTCGGGGCAACACCTTGTGCTCGGCCCAGGACTAGGGGGATCATCCCAAGTCCGAGCACGACGTGGGAACGGCGGGCGGCCTGTGCGCCCCCGCGAGGGGCAACACGGCTTGCGCAGCCCAACTCTTGGCCAGGCCTAGTGTGGCGCACGATGCGGATGATGGATATGCGTGCGGCAGCGGGTGTCGTGGGCAGAGGGCAACGCGACGTGCTCGTCCCAGCACTTTGAGGGGGCACGTTGCGGAAGACGGTTACCTGTTCGTGTCCACTCCGGAGGGGAAACGTGTCGTGCTCGCCCTACGTCTAGGGTCGACGTACGACGGTGCCCGATGCGGTGTGGGTTGGGCATGTTGCTTAAGACGGTGCGGCTGTTCGGCTATCGCCCGAAGCACCTCACGCATCTGGCTGTCCCTTGAATGTTCTTCGTCGCTTTCCCCGAACCCTGCCCAGCGGCGCTGACTCGGCTACCTCGTGCGCTTCCGCTTACCTGCACGCGCCTAGGCGTGCGGGGCGCGGTTCGTCCGGGCGTCCTGTGTTTGCGGACCGTGGTGGCGGATGAGCGGTGTGTGGGTTGTGCGTGTGGCTTTATCTAGACGGTGCAGCTGTTAGGTTATTGTCCGAAGCGCCTGACGCTTCGGGCTGTCCCTCGAGTATCCTTCGTCCCTTCCTTTGAAACCTGCCCAGCGGCGTTGGCTCGGCCCTCCCGTATGCTTCCGCTTGCCTGCATGCGCCTAGGCGTGCGGGACGCGGTTCGTCCGGGTGTGCTGTGTTTGCGGACCGTGGTGGCGGATGAGCGGTGTGTGGGTTGTGCGTGTGGCTTTATCTAGACGGTGCAGCTGTTCGGTTATCGTCCGAAGCACCTCATGCTTTGGGCTGTCCCTCGAGTCTCTTTTGTCCCTTCCTTTGAAACCTGCCCAGAGGCGTTGGCTCAGCCCTCCCGTATGCTTCCGCTTGCCTGCACGCGTCTTGGCGTGCGGGGCGCGGTTCGTCTGGGAGTGCTGGGTTTGCGGACCGTGTTGGCGGATGAGTGGTGTGTGGGTCTTGAGTGCTGTCTGGCTCCTTGCCTCGCGCAACGAACGGGTGCACCGGATCCTCTCCATGTGTGGGCTCGAGCTACCGTGCTCGTTCCACTGTTGTGCGGCTCCTGTGTTTCCTACCCCGTGGTGTGGTATCCCTGCCTTGCCCCAACCTTTCCTCTCCGGAGTCCCCTAGTGGGATTGCCGGGGGAGTTCCAAGACACGCCCGTGGTCCTACCCGTCCCCCGGCCCCCGGGGGAAGAATGGGCCGTAGAACGCAAACGGATCCCCGAACGGCAAAGCCGACCTCAACCGGCTTGACTTCTGTAACGGCTCGGCAGCCTATTATACGGAGGCGTCTCCAGTTGCTCAGACTCGACGTGGCCGAAGGATTGCTTGGAGCAATGCCAGCACTACGCGCGATGATTGGTCCTCCCCTAGGCAGCAAGACCCGGCACGCGGTCAACCGGGGAAGGACGTTGCCCGAGGGAGAGCTGGCACCCAGCGAGGTCGGGCCACCCCAAGGCCCGGAACGTGGTCCCCGCAGAAAGACGCACCCCGGGAAAGGGTTAGCAGGCACCCTGCGAGGACGGAAACAAGCCACTGCTGTCTCGCTCCCATGGGTACCAGTACACGCGTACCCCATCACGGTGACCAGGCATAGTGACTGGTCAGTTGCAGGGGACGGACCCGACGCTGGGCGCgctgcaacggatgctggtgacgttgcaacggatgctggtgacgttgcaacggaagctgggggcgttgcaacgttggctgggggcgttgcaacgggggcaggtcgcgttgcaacggatgctgggggcGGTGCAACGGATGCTGCGCGCGTTGCAagggcgttgcaacgttggctgggggcgttgcaacggaggTAGGGTGTGTTGCAACGTTGGccggtgacgttgcaacggaggcaggtcgctttgcaacggatgctgggatCGTTGgaacggaggcagggcgcgttgcaacgttggctgggggcgttgcaacgttggctggaggcgttgcaacggaggtagggtgcgttgcaacgttggccggcgacgttgcaacggaggcaggtcgcTTTGCAACGGAGAGCTGGCACCCAGCGAGGTCGGGCCACCCTAAGGCCCGGAACGTGGTCCCCGCAGAAAGACGCGCCCGGGAAAGGGTGAGCAGGCACCCTGCGAGGACGGAAACAAGCCACTGCTGTCTCGCTCCCATGGGTACCAGTACACGCGTACCCCATCACGGTGACCAGGCATAGTGACTGGTCAGTTGCAGGGGACGGACCCGACGCTAGGCGCgctgcaacggatgctggtgacgttgcaacggatgctggtgacgttgcaacggaagctgggggcgttgcaacgttggctgcgggcgttgcaacggaggcaggtcgcgttgcaacggatgctggggtcgttgcaacggatgctgtgcgcgttgcaacgttggctgggggcgttgcagcGGATGCTGgggacgttgcaacggaggcagggcacgtcgcaacgttggctgggggcgttgcaatgTTGGCTGGAGGCGTTGCAACTGAGGCAGGGTGCGTTGCCACGgttgctggtgacgttgcaatggaggcagggcgcgttgcaacggatgctggtgacgttacaacggaggcagggcgcgttgcaacgttggctgggggcgttgcaacggatgctgggcacgttgcaacggaggcaggtcgcgttgcaacgttggctgggggcagTACAACGGATGCTGGGGGCGGTGCAACGTTGGCCGGGCGCGTTGCAATGGAGGCAGggtgcgttgcaacgttggctgggagcattgcaacggaggcagggcgcgttgcaacgttggctgggggcgttgcaacggatgctgggcgcgttgcaacggatgctgggggcggtgcaacgttggctgggcgcgttgcaacggaggcagggtgcgttgcaacgttggccgggcgcgttgcaacggaggcagggagcgttgcaacggatgctgggttAGGTGCATCGTTGGCTGGtttcgttgcaacggaggcacccGCCGTTGCAACGATGGCTCGGAGCGTTGCAACGGAGGAGCCAAATTTTCATATCTCAGAATTGGCTCGTGCATTTTTCGTGAAATTTTGAGGGAACCTTGGTAATATTATGTGAAGGCTGCACAAAAAAATCCAGGTCAAAAATCGCACGTTTGCtccgtttttcattttttttgaatttctggCTTTCCGGGCGGTAATAAAATCGGCAAAAAAAATCGACACGGTGTAAATTCACCAAATTTGGGGGATGGAAAGATCTTATTTTTCTAGAGGTTGTTGCAAAAAATGGCGTCAAAATTAGACCTCTAGATCACTTTCCTTGAGTATGTCTCTTCACGGAAAAGGACGTCTACCCGTGGCACTTTGGTAATGGCTCGGCAGCCTATTATAGGGGGGAGGGGTGTCACGCTGCTGAAACTCGAGTTGCCCAAAGGCTTGCTGGGCGCAATGCCAGCAAGATGCACGTTGCCTTGCCATCCCCTAGGCACACTAGCAAGCACGTTGTGGTT is from Arachis ipaensis cultivar K30076 chromosome B01, Araip1.1, whole genome shotgun sequence and encodes:
- the LOC110271547 gene encoding uncharacterized protein LOC110271547, whose protein sequence is MIGRADIEGSKSNVAMNAWLPQASYPCGNFSDTSSFKFRRSKGSLGHAFTVRIRTGNQNQTSFYPYVPHEISVLLELILGHLRYLLTDGPPQPNSPPDKVFRPDRPAEASLGSKKRGNAPPPIHGISKITLKVVVFHFRHFRLPLILHLSSHFTKSD